One Trachemys scripta elegans isolate TJP31775 chromosome 4, CAS_Tse_1.0, whole genome shotgun sequence genomic region harbors:
- the ADORA3 gene encoding adenosine receptor A3 has translation MTNSSLTLSSLDAVYITIEFIIGISATVGNILVIWVVKLNPAFQTNTFYFIVSLALADIAVGILVMPLAIVVSLGVDIHFYSCLFMCCLMVVFTNASILSLLAIAIDRYLRVKLPTRYRIITTKRRIWVALGICWLLSLLTGFVPMFGWNKRIDPKMPSEFKCKFTSVMSMDYMVYFNFFAWILIPLILMCALYIEIFYIIRTKLSQSATNTNAGVFYGKEFKAAKSLALVLFLFAICWLPLSILNCIGRFCLNCQIPSHLLYVSILLSHSNSVMNPVVYACKIKKFKDTYTLILRTHVLRMSPKLVSSSMEQTSECDPVTP, from the exons ATGACAAACAGCAGTTTGACTCTAAGCAGCCTGGATGCAGTTTACATCACCATCGAGTTCATTATTGGGATATCTGCAACCGTGGGCAACATCCTGGTCATCTGGGTGGTGAAGCTGAACCCAGCTTTTCAGACAAATACCTTCTACTTCATTGTCTCCCTGGCGCTGGCCGATATAGCCGTGGGCATCCTTGTCATGCCACTGGCCATCGTGGTGAGCCTGGGAGTCGACATCCACTTCTACTCCTGCCTCTTCATGTGCTGCCTGATGGTGGTTTTCACTAATGCCTCCATCCTGTCTCTCCTGGCTATAGCAATCGACAGGTACCTAAGAGTGAAGCTGCCCACCAG GTACAGAATAATCACCACGAAGAGAAGAATCTGGGTGGCTCTTGGAATTTGCTGGTTGTTGTCCTTGCTGACAGGATTTGTCCCCATGTTCGGATGGAATAAAAGGATTGACCCAAAAATGCCCAGTGAATTCAAGTGTAAATTCACCTCTGTGATGAGCATGGACTACATGGTGTATTTCAACTTCTTCGCCTGGATCCTCATCCCTCTGATCCTCATGTGTGCTCTGTACATCGAGATCTTCTACATTATCCGAACAAAGCTAAGTCAAAGTGCAACAAACACAAATGCAGGAGTGTTTTACGGGAAGGAGTTCAAGGCGGCCAAATCTTTGGCCCTCGTCCTCTTCTTGTTTGCGATTTGTTGGCTGCCTTTGTCCATTCTAAACTGTATTGGCCGTTTCTGTCTCAACTGTCAAATCCCGTCGCATCTGTTGTACGTGAGCATTCTGCTGTCTCACTCCAATTCGGTCATGAATCCCGTTGTCTATGCTTGCAAGATAAAGAAGTTCAAAGACACTTATACTCTTATTTTAAGAACCCATGTCCTGCGCATGAGTCCAAAGCTGGTCAGTTCTAGCATGGAGCAAACATCAGAGTGCGACCCAGTGACtccttga